A genome region from Dolichospermum compactum NIES-806 includes the following:
- a CDS encoding LysR family transcriptional regulator yields MNQATLHQLKVFEAAARHGSFTRAAEELFLTQPTISMQIKQLTKSVGLPLFEQVGKRLYLTEAGRELFATCRQIFETIDKFQMTIANLKGLKQGQLRLAVITTAKYIIPRLLGPFCQLYPGIDISLQVTNHELILDRMMGNLDDLYIMSQIPEHFDVNFQPFLENPLVVLAPANHPLAKEKNIPIERLGEEPFIMREPGSGTRSAVQSLFEEHEIKVKVKLELGSNEAIKQAIAGGLGISVLSRHTLLTDIAEFSILDVQHFPIKRTWYMVYPAGKQLSIIAHTYYEYLLEAAQKITEQGGLILDHTVETNL; encoded by the coding sequence TTGAACCAAGCGACGTTACACCAGTTAAAGGTGTTCGAGGCTGCTGCCCGACATGGTAGTTTTACACGCGCTGCGGAAGAGTTGTTTTTGACTCAACCTACCATATCTATGCAAATCAAACAGTTGACGAAATCGGTGGGTTTGCCATTATTTGAGCAGGTGGGGAAGCGTTTATACTTGACGGAAGCGGGACGAGAATTATTTGCTACTTGTCGGCAAATTTTTGAGACTATAGACAAGTTTCAAATGACTATTGCAAATTTAAAGGGATTAAAACAAGGACAACTAAGACTGGCGGTAATTACGACTGCTAAGTATATTATTCCCAGATTGTTGGGTCCTTTTTGTCAGCTTTACCCTGGAATTGATATTTCTCTCCAAGTTACAAATCATGAACTGATTTTAGATCGGATGATGGGTAATTTGGATGACTTGTATATTATGAGTCAAATTCCTGAACACTTTGATGTGAATTTCCAGCCATTTTTAGAAAACCCTTTGGTAGTTCTTGCACCTGCGAATCATCCTTTAGCGAAGGAAAAAAATATTCCGATTGAACGTTTGGGAGAAGAACCGTTTATCATGCGGGAACCGGGTTCAGGAACTCGCAGTGCTGTCCAAAGTCTGTTTGAGGAACACGAGATCAAGGTGAAGGTAAAGTTGGAGTTGGGGAGTAATGAAGCGATTAAACAGGCGATCGCTGGTGGTCTAGGTATATCCGTATTATCCCGTCATACTTTACTCACAGACATTGCGGAATTTAGCATTTTAGATGTCCAACATTTCCCCATTAAACGCACTTGGTATATGGTTTATCCCGCCGGTAAGCAGTTATCTATTATTGCTCATACCTATTATGAGTATCTGTTAGAGGCAGCGCAAAAAATTACTGAGCAAGGTGGTTTAATATTAGATCATACGGTAGAAACCAATCTTTAG
- a CDS encoding transferase codes for MSVSLLRLGYRFDAHIHGDVIIHPSAVIAPGVILQAVTNSTIVIGAGVCLGMGSILQVSEGILEIEAGANLGAGFLMVGEGKIGANACIGAATTVFNCSVAPSQVIPSGSILGDTSRQIVEPSTVQPESTNSQPKKSEESAEKLESPHSQPEKPEEQEKGFSSTQLSVAAFLEFKHQSTPVSPPSPTPKSQSPPESETAVVGDSTPVETPLPESTETSSEDLEPSESDLETHNIFGTQIYGQGSINRLLSTLFPHRQSLGNENPDNSSG; via the coding sequence ATGTCTGTATCGCTGCTACGCCTGGGCTATAGATTTGATGCTCATATTCATGGCGACGTAATTATTCATCCTAGCGCGGTAATAGCTCCTGGGGTAATTTTGCAAGCAGTTACTAATAGTACGATTGTGATTGGCGCTGGTGTATGTCTGGGTATGGGGTCAATTCTCCAAGTAAGTGAGGGTATTCTAGAAATAGAAGCAGGAGCAAACCTGGGAGCCGGTTTCTTGATGGTGGGTGAAGGCAAAATTGGGGCTAATGCTTGTATTGGTGCAGCGACAACGGTTTTTAACTGTTCCGTAGCACCAAGTCAAGTTATTCCTTCTGGTTCAATTTTGGGAGATACTAGTCGGCAGATTGTTGAACCGTCAACGGTACAACCCGAATCTACTAATTCTCAACCAAAGAAATCAGAAGAATCAGCCGAAAAACTAGAATCTCCTCATTCTCAACCAGAAAAACCAGAGGAACAGGAAAAAGGATTTTCCTCAACTCAACTCTCGGTTGCGGCTTTTCTGGAGTTTAAACACCAATCTACGCCTGTATCTCCACCTTCACCTACACCGAAAAGCCAGTCTCCACCAGAGTCAGAAACGGCTGTGGTTGGTGATTCGACCCCCGTCGAAACTCCGCTCCCAGAGTCTACAGAAACTAGCTCTGAGGACTTAGAACCCAGTGAGTCTGATCTAGAAACTCACAATATTTTTGGCACGCAAATTTATGGACAAGGTAGCATAAATAGGCTGCTGAGTACATTATTTCCCCATAGACAATCCTTGGGTAACGAAAACCCTGACAATTCTTCAGGTTAA
- a CDS encoding ribulose bisphosphate carboxylase small subunit, giving the protein MVVRSTAAPPTPWSRSLAEPKIHETAFVHSSCNLIGDVNIGANVIVAPGTAIRADEGTPFSVGENTNIQDGVVIHGLEQGRVIGDDGKEYSVWVGKSASITHMALIHGPAYVGDSCFIGFRSTVFNAKVGAGCIVMMHALIQDVEIPPGKYVASGSIITTQQQADRLPDVQAQDQEFAHHVVGINQALRAGYHCAADSKCIAPIRDELNLPGAKSYTSIEVEELERSSDVVSYSLGAETVDQLRYLLEQGFKIGTEHVDQRRFRTGSWQSCQAIETRSLGEAVAAVESCLRDHSGEYVRLFGIDNNRRRVLETIVQRPEGVVAGTSSFKAPAAASAGSYNGNGNGNAVGSAKLSAETVDQIRQLLAGGFKIGTEHVDERRFRTGSWNSCEPIQSNSAQAVVAALEECIETHQGEYVRLIGIDAKAKRRVLEAIIQRPNGQVASSGSTKSFTSTSSATATATATSTRLTAEIVGQLRQLLSSGAKIAVEHVDQRRFRTGTWTVAGQIQATSEREAIAALEGYISEYPGEYVRLVGTDPKAKRRVLEAIIQRP; this is encoded by the coding sequence ATGGTAGTCCGCAGCACGGCGGCACCCCCAACCCCATGGTCAAGGAGTTTAGCAGAACCAAAAATCCATGAAACTGCGTTTGTACACTCTTCTTGTAACCTCATTGGTGATGTCAATATAGGTGCAAATGTAATTGTTGCGCCGGGGACTGCGATTAGAGCAGATGAAGGTACACCTTTTAGTGTTGGTGAAAATACCAATATTCAAGATGGTGTCGTCATTCATGGGTTAGAGCAAGGCAGAGTCATTGGTGACGATGGCAAGGAATACTCAGTATGGGTTGGAAAAAGTGCCTCTATTACCCACATGGCACTGATTCATGGACCTGCTTACGTTGGCGATAGTTGTTTTATAGGCTTTCGTTCTACGGTATTTAATGCCAAGGTGGGTGCAGGCTGCATTGTGATGATGCACGCCCTAATTCAAGATGTGGAAATTCCACCGGGTAAATACGTAGCTTCTGGATCAATAATTACGACCCAGCAGCAAGCGGATAGATTGCCTGATGTACAAGCACAGGATCAAGAATTTGCTCACCATGTAGTAGGGATTAATCAGGCTTTACGGGCTGGTTATCACTGTGCTGCGGATAGCAAGTGTATTGCGCCCATTCGGGATGAACTTAATCTTCCTGGTGCTAAATCTTATACAAGTATTGAAGTTGAAGAGTTAGAAAGGAGTAGTGACGTGGTGAGCTATAGCTTGGGTGCAGAAACAGTAGATCAATTACGTTATCTACTAGAACAAGGATTTAAAATTGGGACAGAACACGTAGACCAAAGACGTTTCCGTACAGGTTCTTGGCAAAGTTGTCAAGCAATTGAAACTCGGTCTTTAGGTGAAGCTGTTGCGGCTGTAGAGTCTTGTTTGAGAGACCACAGCGGCGAATATGTGCGTCTATTTGGTATTGATAATAACAGAAGACGGGTATTAGAAACAATCGTTCAACGTCCTGAAGGTGTTGTTGCTGGTACATCTAGCTTTAAAGCCCCTGCCGCTGCATCTGCTGGTAGTTACAACGGTAATGGCAACGGTAATGCTGTTGGTAGTGCCAAACTGAGTGCGGAAACTGTAGATCAAATCCGACAACTTTTGGCTGGTGGTTTCAAAATTGGGACAGAACACGTAGATGAGCGTCGCTTCCGTACAGGTTCTTGGAACAGTTGTGAACCAATTCAATCTAATTCGGCTCAAGCAGTTGTAGCTGCTTTGGAAGAATGTATTGAAACACATCAAGGTGAATATGTACGTTTGATTGGGATTGATGCCAAAGCTAAACGCCGTGTATTGGAAGCAATTATCCAAAGACCAAACGGACAAGTAGCATCTTCTGGTAGCACAAAATCATTTACCAGTACAAGTTCTGCCACTGCAACGGCGACAGCTACTAGCACCCGGTTAACTGCGGAAATAGTAGGTCAATTGCGCCAACTATTGTCCAGTGGGGCAAAAATTGCGGTGGAACACGTAGATCAACGCCGTTTCCGCACAGGTACTTGGACAGTTGCCGGTCAAATTCAGGCTACATCTGAAAGAGAAGCGATCGCTGCTTTAGAAGGATACATCTCTGAATACCCAGGGGAATATGTGCGTTTAGTTGGGACTGACCCCAAAGCGAAACGCCGCGTATTAGAAGCAATTATCCAACGTCCATAG
- a CDS encoding EutN/CcmL family microcompartment protein, translating to MQIARVRGTVTSTQKDPSLRGVKLLMLQLIDENGNLLPVYEVAADNSVGAGVDEWVLVSRGSAARQLSGNEQRPLDAAVVAIIDTIYVEDRVIYSKKDQYR from the coding sequence ATGCAAATTGCCAGAGTTCGTGGCACAGTAACTAGCACCCAAAAAGATCCCAGTCTGCGGGGTGTGAAGCTACTAATGTTGCAATTAATAGATGAAAATGGCAATCTCCTGCCAGTATACGAGGTAGCCGCCGATAACAGTGTAGGGGCAGGAGTGGATGAGTGGGTACTTGTCAGTCGTGGCAGTGCTGCTCGTCAATTATCAGGTAATGAACAACGACCGTTAGACGCAGCAGTAGTGGCAATTATAGACACCATTTACGTTGAAGATCGTGTAATTTACAGCAAAAAAGACCAGTATAGATAG
- a CDS encoding O-antigen ligase family protein encodes MLGNRLNKTFYHPNPRLQTPWNWLQFGLISFPLSPFLGGISIVVASLLTWRKQYHIISDRPIHKGFAILSILLLITTGFASGKLDAVLGLFNFIPFFFFFTGLTPLIQTPAQLRQIAWIMVFGSIPVLIIGFGQLFLGWNFQFQFLWIVFDWIVAPEKSLSGRMTANFMHPNIFAAYLVTIFILGLGLWLENYHKLKQKNRLIIFLTITVFTNFIALILTNSRNGWGITIFACLAYALYKGWRLIVGSVFTITSFCLLAAFAPLPIAQFCRLFVPYSIWARLNDDMFPDRPVGLMRKTQWEFAWNLTQQHPLTGSGLRSFGRLYKTQMQIDVNHPHNLFLMLSAETGLITTSLFCGLLIWILIAATQILWKSKSIERENRLIFFSYLITLIGWILFNTVDITTFDIRLNTLSWVFVAALSGVMYQYESSQKT; translated from the coding sequence ATGTTGGGAAATCGCTTAAATAAAACTTTTTATCATCCAAATCCCCGCTTACAAACCCCTTGGAATTGGCTACAATTTGGACTAATATCTTTCCCCCTGAGTCCATTTTTGGGTGGTATCTCTATCGTTGTGGCATCATTACTAACCTGGCGTAAACAATACCATATCATTAGCGATCGCCCAATTCACAAGGGATTTGCTATTTTGAGTATCTTACTCCTGATTACCACCGGATTCGCCTCTGGCAAACTCGATGCTGTTTTGGGTTTATTCAACTTCATCCCCTTCTTCTTCTTTTTTACCGGACTCACTCCTCTCATCCAAACACCTGCCCAATTACGACAAATTGCTTGGATCATGGTATTTGGATCTATACCTGTTTTAATCATCGGTTTTGGGCAATTATTTCTCGGTTGGAATTTCCAATTTCAGTTTTTATGGATTGTTTTTGATTGGATAGTTGCACCAGAAAAATCATTATCAGGACGCATGACCGCTAATTTCATGCACCCTAATATTTTCGCTGCTTATTTAGTAACTATTTTTATTTTGGGTTTAGGTTTATGGCTAGAAAACTACCACAAACTCAAACAAAAAAATCGCCTAATTATATTCTTGACAATTACAGTATTTACTAACTTTATCGCCTTAATTTTAACCAATTCTCGTAATGGTTGGGGAATCACTATTTTTGCCTGTTTAGCTTATGCTTTATATAAAGGTTGGCGATTAATTGTTGGGTCTGTTTTCACCATTACCAGTTTTTGTTTATTGGCAGCTTTTGCACCTTTACCTATTGCCCAATTTTGCCGCCTTTTTGTTCCCTACAGTATTTGGGCGCGATTAAATGATGATATGTTCCCTGATAGACCAGTGGGATTAATGCGAAAAACTCAATGGGAATTTGCCTGGAATCTCACTCAACAACATCCTTTAACTGGTTCAGGTTTACGCAGTTTCGGAAGACTTTATAAAACCCAAATGCAAATTGATGTTAACCATCCTCATAACTTATTTTTAATGCTGTCTGCGGAAACTGGGTTAATTACTACGTCGCTATTTTGTGGCTTACTAATTTGGATATTAATTGCTGCTACTCAAATTCTCTGGAAATCTAAATCTATCGAACGAGAAAATCGCCTAATCTTCTTTAGTTATCTGATCACCTTGATCGGATGGATACTATTTAATACTGTTGATATCACCACTTTTGATATCCGGTTAAATACTCTCTCTTGGGTTTTCGTAGCGGCATTATCTGGAGTTATGTATCAATATGAATCATCCCAAAAAACCTAG
- a CDS encoding YaaW family protein, whose translation MEELRAVLELATEEELQDLTAILFSRKFNPFDYVHTPEPMTVQSQDHQAWLDAIEDRFRFLAADGITVLRRRTDKVTYRQALIQVCKYLKIHYYQDLTTIDLEAEVFLHLLGKVWKKLPKTEKQQLTINVQRQLSQSTFKQPLPLSLQRDPLGLIFKGGSALAVTSVIQTFVLQQIARQFAIHFATYQVAKEAAITGTGLATKQFQNYVALQMSRRGMTMSAARYSAVRSAFALVGPVMWAWFFADLGWRAIATNYGRIIPTVFTLAQIRLTRTECWEIA comes from the coding sequence TTGGAAGAACTCAGGGCGGTATTGGAATTAGCCACCGAAGAGGAACTACAGGACTTGACAGCTATTCTGTTTAGTCGCAAGTTTAACCCCTTCGATTATGTTCACACACCCGAACCCATGACAGTGCAAAGCCAAGATCATCAAGCTTGGTTAGATGCAATAGAAGATCGTTTTCGGTTTTTAGCGGCTGATGGTATCACTGTATTACGCAGACGTACTGATAAAGTAACTTACCGACAAGCCCTAATTCAAGTATGCAAATATTTGAAAATTCACTATTATCAAGACTTAACAACAATTGATTTAGAAGCAGAAGTATTTTTGCATCTACTAGGAAAGGTTTGGAAAAAGTTGCCAAAAACAGAAAAGCAACAATTAACTATTAATGTCCAACGTCAATTATCACAATCAACGTTTAAACAACCATTACCATTGTCATTGCAACGTGATCCTTTAGGATTAATATTTAAAGGTGGTAGTGCCTTGGCTGTAACTTCTGTCATCCAAACTTTTGTTTTGCAACAAATCGCCCGTCAATTTGCTATTCATTTTGCGACCTATCAAGTGGCTAAAGAAGCAGCAATTACAGGTACAGGATTAGCTACTAAACAGTTTCAAAACTATGTGGCCTTACAAATGTCCCGCCGAGGTATGACCATGAGTGCAGCCCGTTATAGTGCGGTTCGTAGTGCGTTTGCTTTGGTAGGTCCTGTGATGTGGGCTTGGTTTTTTGCTGATTTGGGTTGGAGAGCGATCGCCACAAACTATGGCAGAATTATTCCTACTGTCTTCACCCTCGCGCAAATTCGTCTTACCCGTACAGAATGTTGGGAAATCGCTTAA
- a CDS encoding carbon dioxide-concentrating mechanism protein CcmK yields the protein MSIAVGMVETLGFPAVVEAADAMVKAARVTLVGYEKIGSGRVTVIVRGDVSEVQASVGAGVESVKRVNGGQVLSTHIIARPHENLEYVLPIRYTEDVEQFREGVNTIRPFGRRP from the coding sequence ATGTCAATTGCAGTAGGAATGGTAGAGACTCTAGGCTTTCCAGCCGTAGTAGAAGCTGCTGATGCGATGGTAAAAGCTGCTCGTGTTACCTTAGTCGGGTATGAAAAAATTGGTAGTGGTCGGGTAACAGTTATCGTGCGTGGTGACGTTTCCGAAGTTCAAGCTTCCGTAGGTGCTGGCGTAGAATCAGTTAAGCGCGTCAACGGTGGACAAGTCCTATCCACCCACATCATTGCCCGTCCCCACGAAAACTTGGAATATGTCCTCCCCATTCGTTATACCGAAGATGTAGAACAATTCCGGGAAGGTGTTAACACAATCCGTCCTTTCGGTAGAAGACCATAA
- a CDS encoding NAD(P)H-quinone oxidoreductase subunit F: MNEFLFLTSWFVPLYSLLGAILTLPWSIGIIQRTGPRPAAYLNLLTTILGFVHSLLVFKDIWNREQENLVITWFQAADFQLSFALEISVVSVGATVLITGLSLLAQIYALGYMEKDWSLARFFGLVGFFEAALSGLAISDSLFLSYALLEVLTLSTYLLVGFWYAQPLVVTAARDAFLTKRVGDLLLLMAVVTLSTLAGSLNFSDLYEWAQTADLNPVTATLLCLGLIAGPAGKCAQFPLHLWLDEAMEGPNPASVMRNSLVVGGGAYFLYKVQPLLSLSPIALNTLVVVGVMTAVGATLVSLAQIDIKRSLSHSTSAYMGLVFLAVGLEQGGVALMLLLSHAIAKALLFMSSGSVIYTTQTQDLTEMGGLWSKMPATTTAFIVGSAGMVTLLPLGSFWAMIAWADGLVKISPWVIVVLILVNGLTALNLTRVFRLVFWGRPQPKTRRAPEVGWPMALPMVTLTILTLLLPLMLQQWYLLPSWESLDWYVVGSLVASTIAGVTIGATIYLHKAWSRSRILVWRVIQDLLGYDFYIDRIYRLTIVSAVALLSRISAWSDRFLVDGLVNLVGFAAIFSGQSLKYSISGQSQGYMLTILVVISLLGFLISLSLGLFTKLPF; encoded by the coding sequence ATGAATGAGTTTCTATTTTTAACGAGTTGGTTCGTGCCTCTTTATAGTTTACTAGGGGCAATTTTAACATTGCCTTGGAGTATAGGAATCATCCAGCGTACGGGACCTAGACCTGCGGCTTACTTGAACTTATTGACTACCATCTTAGGTTTTGTCCATAGTTTATTAGTATTTAAAGATATCTGGAATCGAGAACAGGAGAATTTAGTAATTACTTGGTTTCAGGCTGCTGATTTTCAATTATCTTTTGCTTTAGAAATTTCTGTAGTCAGTGTTGGGGCGACAGTTTTAATTACTGGATTAAGTCTATTGGCGCAAATTTACGCACTAGGCTACATGGAAAAAGATTGGTCTTTAGCCAGATTTTTTGGTCTAGTCGGATTTTTTGAGGCTGCTCTGAGTGGTCTAGCAATTAGTGATTCTTTGTTTCTTAGCTATGCGTTGCTGGAAGTTCTCACCCTTTCGACTTATTTACTGGTGGGATTTTGGTATGCTCAACCGTTGGTAGTGACGGCGGCGCGAGATGCCTTTTTAACGAAGCGGGTAGGAGATTTGTTGCTGTTAATGGCTGTGGTGACTCTTTCTACTTTGGCAGGTAGCTTAAACTTTTCGGATTTGTATGAGTGGGCGCAAACGGCTGATTTAAACCCTGTAACAGCAACTTTACTCTGTTTGGGTTTAATTGCCGGGCCTGCTGGTAAGTGCGCTCAATTTCCCCTGCATTTGTGGTTAGATGAGGCGATGGAGGGACCTAACCCAGCTTCGGTAATGCGAAATTCGTTGGTGGTAGGTGGGGGCGCTTATTTCCTCTACAAAGTCCAACCATTATTATCCTTGTCCCCTATTGCCTTAAATACTTTGGTGGTTGTGGGGGTAATGACAGCAGTGGGGGCGACATTGGTATCTCTAGCCCAAATTGATATTAAGCGATCGCTCTCCCATTCCACCAGCGCTTACATGGGATTGGTATTTTTGGCGGTAGGCTTGGAACAAGGTGGAGTAGCGTTAATGTTACTTCTGAGTCATGCCATTGCCAAAGCCTTATTATTCATGAGTTCCGGTTCAGTTATCTACACTACCCAAACCCAAGACTTAACGGAAATGGGGGGTTTGTGGTCAAAAATGCCAGCTACTACCACAGCTTTTATAGTCGGTTCAGCAGGTATGGTAACACTACTACCCTTGGGCAGTTTTTGGGCAATGATAGCATGGGCTGATGGCTTAGTAAAGATTAGCCCTTGGGTAATTGTAGTTTTAATCTTAGTTAATGGCTTAACGGCTTTGAATTTAACTAGGGTATTCCGATTAGTATTTTGGGGACGACCACAACCAAAAACCCGCCGCGCACCGGAAGTTGGTTGGCCAATGGCATTACCAATGGTGACTTTAACTATCCTGACGCTATTGTTACCCCTAATGCTACAACAATGGTATTTATTACCTAGCTGGGAAAGCCTAGATTGGTATGTAGTCGGATCTTTAGTAGCTTCTACCATTGCTGGGGTGACTATTGGCGCAACAATTTATCTGCACAAGGCTTGGTCAAGATCGAGAATTTTGGTTTGGAGAGTTATCCAAGACTTATTAGGCTATGATTTTTACATAGACCGCATTTATCGTTTAACGATTGTAAGTGCTGTGGCGCTGTTATCTCGGATATCCGCGTGGAGCGATCGCTTTTTGGTAGATGGTCTAGTGAACTTAGTCGGCTTTGCGGCGATTTTTAGCGGACAAAGTTTAAAATACAGCATTTCTGGTCAATCTCAAGGCTATATGTTGACAATCTTGGTTGTTATTAGCCTCCTTGGTTTCCTCATTAGTTTGTCCTTGGGTTTATTCACTAAATTACCTTTTTAG
- a CDS encoding carbon dioxide-concentrating mechanism protein CcmK: MPIAVGMIETKGFPAVVEAADAMVKAARVTLVGYEKIGSARVTVIVRGDVSEVQASVAAGIEAAKRVNGGEVVSTHIIARPHENLEYVLPIRYTEAVEQFRA, translated from the coding sequence ATGCCAATTGCAGTTGGAATGATTGAAACTAAAGGCTTTCCCGCAGTAGTAGAAGCTGCTGACGCAATGGTGAAGGCTGCCCGTGTGACTTTAGTAGGATATGAAAAAATTGGTAGCGCTCGCGTTACAGTTATTGTGAGAGGAGATGTTTCTGAAGTTCAAGCTTCAGTAGCAGCCGGCATTGAAGCAGCTAAAAGAGTCAACGGTGGTGAAGTGGTATCTACCCACATCATTGCCCGTCCTCATGAAAACCTAGAATATGTCTTGCCAATTCGTTATACAGAAGCTGTAGAACAGTTCCGTGCTTAG
- a CDS encoding NADH-quinone oxidoreductase subunit M has protein sequence MLSTLILLPLIGAAFIGFYPFTISGKLARIIAFVFSVIIFLWSIFLGIQFNPGEIGQQFAESLPWVDAIGLNYNLGIDGLSLPLLILNGLLTCIAIYSSDESQQRPRFYYSLILLLSAGVTGAFLAQDLLLFFLFYELELIPLYLLIAIWGGEKRGYAATKFLIYTAFSGIVILASFLGMVWLSGSPSFGLATLNAQSLPLATQILLLVGILVGFGIKIPLVPFHTWLPDAHVEASTPISVLLAGILLKLGTYGLLRFGMNLLPDAWAYAAPWLATWAVVSVLFGASCAIAQTDMKKMVAYSSIGHMGYVLLAAAASTPLSVLGAVMQMISHGLISAMLFLLVGVVYKKAGSRDLNVIRGLLNPERGLPVIGSLMIFAVMASAGVPGMVGFISEFIVFRGSFAVFPLQTLLAMLGNGLTAVYFLILLNRAFFGRLSAAVTNLPRVYWSDRIPAIILAVTIVIFGIQPNWLVHYTQATITTMVKTNHHHLVANRELLDS, from the coding sequence ATGCTCAGTACATTGATTTTACTGCCGTTAATTGGTGCAGCTTTTATTGGTTTCTATCCTTTTACCATCTCTGGTAAATTAGCGCGAATCATAGCTTTCGTTTTTAGCGTAATTATTTTCTTATGGAGTATTTTTCTGGGAATTCAGTTTAATCCCGGAGAAATTGGTCAACAGTTTGCTGAATCATTACCTTGGGTAGATGCTATTGGCTTAAATTACAATCTGGGTATAGATGGTTTATCTCTACCGTTGCTAATTCTCAATGGACTATTAACTTGCATTGCTATTTATAGTAGCGATGAATCCCAACAACGTCCAAGATTTTATTACTCTCTCATTTTGCTCTTAAGTGCTGGAGTAACTGGGGCATTTTTAGCACAGGATTTATTATTATTCTTCCTGTTTTATGAATTGGAATTAATACCTCTATATCTGCTAATTGCGATTTGGGGGGGTGAAAAACGAGGTTATGCAGCCACCAAATTTCTGATTTATACAGCTTTTTCAGGAATCGTCATTTTAGCCAGTTTCCTGGGGATGGTGTGGTTGAGTGGTTCTCCCAGTTTTGGACTAGCAACATTAAATGCCCAATCTCTACCCTTAGCAACGCAAATTTTACTGCTTGTCGGAATTTTGGTAGGTTTTGGGATTAAAATTCCCCTCGTTCCCTTCCATACTTGGCTACCAGATGCCCACGTTGAAGCCTCTACACCAATATCTGTGTTGTTAGCTGGGATATTATTAAAATTAGGGACTTATGGCTTACTGCGATTTGGGATGAACTTGTTACCAGATGCTTGGGCTTATGCAGCGCCTTGGTTAGCCACATGGGCAGTAGTTAGTGTTTTGTTTGGGGCATCTTGTGCGATCGCCCAAACGGACATGAAAAAAATGGTAGCCTATAGTTCCATCGGTCACATGGGCTATGTCTTATTAGCAGCCGCCGCATCCACACCCCTCAGCGTCTTGGGTGCAGTTATGCAAATGATTAGTCATGGGTTAATATCCGCCATGTTATTTCTGTTGGTGGGAGTTGTCTATAAAAAAGCTGGTAGTCGGGATTTAAATGTCATTCGGGGACTACTTAACCCAGAACGAGGTTTACCAGTGATTGGTAGCTTAATGATTTTTGCCGTTATGGCTAGTGCTGGTGTACCGGGAATGGTGGGATTTATTTCCGAATTTATTGTTTTTCGGGGCAGTTTTGCCGTTTTTCCGTTACAAACATTATTAGCCATGCTCGGAAATGGTTTAACTGCGGTTTACTTCCTAATTCTCTTAAATCGTGCCTTTTTTGGACGGTTATCAGCAGCAGTTACTAACTTACCTCGTGTGTATTGGAGCGATCGCATCCCTGCCATCATTTTAGCCGTAACTATCGTTATTTTTGGTATTCAACCCAATTGGTTAGTCCATTATACCCAAGCCACAATTACCACAATGGTAAAAACTAATCATCATCATCTAGTAGCAAATCGGGAACTATTGGATTCTTAA
- a CDS encoding BMC domain-containing protein codes for METYNQHALSTIHAAPRRDSLKDTALGMVSTLSFPAIVGTADMMLKSAGVHLVGYEKIGSGHCTAIVRGGIADVRLAVEAGVQTAEQFGQLVSSLVIARPYPNLDIILPINRLTRFMGDGGGYSRLSNQAIGLVETRGFPAMVGACDAMLKAADVQLASYEKIGAGLCTAIIRGSVANVAVAVEAGMFEAERIGELNAVMVIPRPLDELEETLPVASCWMEERQPVNIPINIKDKITDVEAIELPDLAKLPVRVKEEIWNDE; via the coding sequence ATGGAAACATATAATCAACACGCTTTGAGTACGATTCACGCAGCGCCTCGCCGTGATAGCCTCAAAGATACTGCTTTGGGTATGGTATCAACCCTGAGTTTCCCCGCTATAGTTGGCACGGCTGACATGATGTTGAAGTCGGCTGGAGTCCACTTAGTTGGCTATGAAAAAATTGGTAGTGGTCATTGTACAGCAATTGTCCGAGGTGGCATTGCTGATGTCCGCTTGGCTGTGGAAGCTGGTGTGCAAACGGCTGAACAGTTTGGACAGTTGGTGTCTAGTTTGGTGATTGCGCGTCCTTATCCTAATTTAGATATAATTCTACCTATTAACCGTCTGACTCGATTTATGGGAGATGGTGGTGGATACAGCCGTTTGAGTAATCAAGCGATTGGGTTGGTGGAAACTCGCGGATTTCCCGCTATGGTTGGGGCTTGTGATGCCATGCTTAAAGCTGCTGATGTCCAATTAGCATCCTATGAAAAGATTGGCGCTGGTTTGTGTACGGCAATTATTCGCGGTTCGGTGGCTAATGTGGCGGTAGCAGTAGAAGCGGGAATGTTTGAAGCGGAACGCATTGGTGAGTTAAATGCAGTTATGGTGATTCCTCGTCCGTTAGATGAGTTGGAAGAAACTTTGCCTGTGGCTAGTTGCTGGATGGAAGAACGTCAACCAGTTAATATACCTATTAATATTAAAGATAAAATAACGGATGTGGAAGCGATAGAGTTGCCTGATTTGGCAAAACTGCCTGTGAGAGTTAAGGAAGAAATTTGGAATGATGAATAA